GACCCTTTCGACGCCATCGAACGGGACGTCCGTGTCATGGTGGCGGACCCCCGGTGGGCCGACGTCCCGGCTCCCACGCAGGCACAGGCCATGGCGGCACGGCTGCTCACCACACCGGACGGCGCGTGCTGGCTGTTCGGCGCGCACGCGCGGTGGTACCGCCACGACGCCTCAGACGGGTTGTGGCACCTGTCGGCCCCGCCGTTCTCCGTCGACACGCGCGCCGCGGCCCGGCCCGCCTACCCGGCCCCCGCCGTACCGGAGCACCTGCTGCCCCGTGCCGTGCACCTCGCCTTCGACCGGGGGTCGGTGCAGGCGTTCGTGGGGCCTGACGTGCCACGCGCGGTCACGGAGGGCATCCGCGGGCTGCTCGACGCGCAGCGTGGCCGCGACGGCGAGTTCCTCGGGGTGTCGGGTGCGCTGAAGGAGTCGTTCTACAACGACGTCCCCGCCGGTGTGGCGATGGTGTGGGGCACGATCATGTGGTGCGCCTACGCGCCGGCGTTCGACGGCAACGAAGTGCTGCTGTCGATGTTCGGCGAGTTCCTGTCCCGGCCGCTGCCCGGTGACGACTGGGTGCGGTGGCTGCCACCCGTGCCGCTGTCGGCGCTGATCGAGATGTACGCCGAACCGCTGGCCAAAGGCGCGCAGGGGGCCGCGCTGCGCCTCGCGGGGCTCGCCGCGGCGACGGCGAAGGTGCTGCGCGCCGACCCGCGTTTCGCGCCGCGCGCCGAGGCCCTGCTCGCGATGGCGCAGCCGCTCGCGGCACGGCCGTGGCTGGACCACCACGCCAGGGACGCCACCACACTGCACCGCACGTGGCTGGCCCGCTGCCCCGCGCACCTGGCCCCCTCCGTGCTGCCGGAGACCGCGCCGGGTGAGCACTTCAGGCATGTGCTGTACGACCTGGTGCAGGCGCTCGCGTTCGTCGGCGGCCGTGGCGGCGATCCCCGTGCGACGGCGGCGGCTCTGCTCGCGGCCGACGTGCAGACCGTCGCGCCTGCCGCGGCGGTGCGGCTGGACCCGTGGCTGGACGCCGAGACGCGCCACACCTACCGGACGGCGTTGTCGGCGCCGGACGATCCGCTGCGCGACTGCTGGCCGCGCGCCGGCGAGCCGGCCCCTGATCTGCTGCCGCCTGACCGCGCGTCGGCGGCGGCGCTGCTCGGCGCGGGGTACGCCACGGGCCTGGCGTGGTGCAGGCTGACCGGCACCGAGCCTCCGGCGCACGGCTTCCCGGTGTCCGCCGCCACGGTCAGGTGCCTGATCCACGAGCGGGACGACCCCGCCGACCCATTACCTGCAGTCCCAGATGTCTCTGTGGAATGGATACGTCACTCCTGACGAACCCGGCCTTCGGCAAACAGGTTATTGGGCTATTTTTTACTTACTTCGCGTATATCATTCCCCGCCCTACTATCAGGCGTTTTGACGGAATTGTGATCTCGCTAGCGGGAAATGGTCTCCACAGGGACACGGGAGGGTCTGGCGAATGGTCACGATGGGCCATGTCGTCGGTTGCCGACCGGTCGTAACCTCGAAGTGGGTGTGGGCTGCGGAAGGAAGGACGACGCGGTGGGGCACGACAATCTGGACTCACGAGTCCATGACCGTGTCGCGTTGGACGAGATCGCGCTCTACGCGGAGGTGCTCAGCGCCGTCGCTGTCAGCGAACGAGAGCTGACGTTGGATGAACTCGACAACGCGCTCGGATTGCGCACTTCGGTGAGTCACTGAAGAGGCTCGCAGAACTGGTCCCGGACTCCCCGGAGTTCGGGACGGTTTTGCGTCGAGGTCGTCATCGCGCACCCGGACTAGTCCGTACGGGCCGCCGGACCGCACGCGGACCCTACGGCCGGACTAGCGCCGTGTCAGCACCGAACTAGCCACCGGACCGGCCCCCGGACCAGTCACGGCTAGGAGCGCACCAGCCTCGCGATCGCCGCCGAGGCCTCCTTGACCTTCGCCTCGGCCTCCGGGCCGCCGGCGTTGATCGCGTCGGTGACGCAGTGGCCGATGTGGTCCTCCAGCAGACCGAGCGCCACAGCCTGCAGGGCACGGGTGGCGGCCGACACCTGGGTCAGCACGTCGATGCAGTAGGCGTCCTCTTCGACCATGCGCTGAAGACCCCGGATCTGGCCCTCGATCCGGCGCAGCCGCGTGAGATAGGCCTGCTTGTCGGCGCTGTACCCATGCATGTTCTCCACGATACCTCTTCGGGGTATCTCAGCGGACGCGCAAACGTCCGGCCAGTTCCTCCCAGCGCGCGCCGACGGCGGACGCCTCGTGCGCGGTCGCGGCCTCCCGGGCCCCGGCCGCCAGCATCATGCGGCGCCGCTCGTCGTCGATCAACGCGAGCAACGCCGACGCGTACGCCTGGAGCTCCTGCTCACCGCGGGAGACCAGCACGCTGTCCCGTCCCGCGGTGACGAACTCCCCCGGCCCGCGGGTGCCTTCGAACCCCACCACCGGCACGCCGCAGGCGAGCGCCTCGATCACCGTCATGCCGGGGGTCTCGGCGTGCGAGGTGACGGCCACGATGGACGCCTTGGCGAACTCTCCCTGCAGGTCGGGGGTGGTCCCCATGAAGTACACGTTGTTGTGCAGGCCGAGGTCGCCGACCAGCGCGCGCAGCCGCTTCTCCTCAGGCCCGCCGCCGTACAGGCGCAACCGCCAGTCGGGCCGCTTGTCGGCCACGATGGCGAACGCGCGGATCAGCGTGTCGAACGCCTTGCCGGGGAGCCAGCGGCCACCCGCGGCCACGACCCGGTTGTCCATGCGCGACCTCGGCCACGGGCCGCGCGGCAAGGAGTCGGGGATGACCTCGACCGGCGGGCCGCCGTCGTCGTCGAGCAGCCGCTGGAACTCTCCCCTGGTGGTCTCGGTGGACGCGACGACGGCGTCGAGCTTGGGGTAGAACCGTCGCACCGCGCCGGGGATGGACGGCCGGCCCCACTCGCGCGCGATGCGCAGCACGTCACGTGGCACATGCCTCGCGGCCTGCACGCCGAGGCTCGCGCGGGTGGTGACGAGCACGTCGGCCCGCAGGCCGCGCAGCGTGCGCCACAGAGCCATCTCGGTGCGCATCTGGCCGCGCGGCAGCAGGTGACGCACCCCGGGCCGCGCGTCCACCAGCCAGCGCACCGCCACCTGCGGGTCGACGGGGAAGAACGGCGTCTCCCTGACCCTCCTGACACTGACGATCTGCACCTCGTGCCGCGTCGCCAGCTCGCCGGCGAGATTGACCACGGCCCTGGTGTCGCCGCGCATCCCGTACGCCGAGGCGAGCAGGAAACAGATCCTCATCACCCCACCTCGAGACGCAGCTCGTCGTCCGCGGTGTAGCAGGGTCGCATCGGCACGCCGTCCACCTCGGTGTCGGGGTACTGCACCCTGCGGCGTTTGCCGTCCACGTCGTCGATGCGCGCGCCGAGCGGCAGCGGCTCGGCCAGGCCGTCCACTTCGAGCGACGGTTCCCACAACCCCTCGTAGTGAGGTGTGGCGGCGAGCACGTCGCACAGCGACAGCGCGGCGTGGAACCGCACACCCTGCACCGTGGCCGCCGTGGTCACCACGCCGTCCGGACCGGCGGGGGGCCGCAGCGCCAGGCGGGCCGGCCGGTGCGCGTCGTCGTCGGTGATCCCGGTGTACGCCAGCAGGCCGGTCACCTCGAAACGACCCTCACGCAGCCACACCGCGCGGACGTCCGCCACCGGGTCCGCCGAGGCGACGCGCAGCGCGAGATAGCCGTTGAGCGTGCGGTAGGCGCGGTACGCCAAGGTGCGGCGGCTCAGCGCGTAGGCGTCCAGGCGGTCGAGCGAGAAACCGGGGTCCACACACTGCACTCGGGTGCGGGACCCCTTGCCTTGTTCTCCCTGCTCAAGGTAGGTGTCCCAGCGGCCGGGGCCGAGCGCCAGCGGGCCCAGGGAGACCGCCACGGAGACGTCGTGCGCCTCCGCCCCCGGCGTGCCGAGCACCACCGTGCTCTCCGGGCCGCCGCCACGCCGCCGTAACACCAGCCGCGTGCCTTCGGGGAGGGGCTCCTCGATGGCAAGGCGAAGCGAGAGGACGTCGGCCATCGTGACCTCGGCATCGGTAACGACGACGCGCACCGGCGCCCCCTCCCCGTCGATTGAGCCGCGACGTTGAGGTTACCGTTATTTAGTCGCAATGTGGAGAAACGGTTTCGGGCCCGCCGTCGTGCGTTCAGGCCGAGGTCGTCCCACCTTTCACAGACGTCACTAGAAGCTGTGCGACGTCGACGACTTCGAGGGTGGGTTTGGCCTCGCCGGTGTTCTTCTTCTCGTTGATGGCGTCGCCGAGCATGACCAGGCAGAAGGGGCAGGCGGTGGACACGCGGTCGGGGTCGGTGGTCAGGGCCTCGTCGACGCGTTCGGTGTTGATGCGTTTGCCGATGCGTTCTTCCATCCACATGCGCGCGCCGCCGGCGCCGCAGCAGAACCCGCGGTCCTTGCAGCGGTGCATCTCCTGGGTGGTGACGCCGGGGACGGTGGCCATGATGTCGCGCGGCTGGGTGTACACCTTGTTGTGCCGGCCCAGGAAACACGGGTCGTGGTAGGTGATCTTCTCCTCGATCGGGGTGACCGGCGTCAGGCGGCCCTCCTCGACCAGGCGGGCCAGCAACTGGGTGTGGTGCACGACCTCGTAGGTGCCCCCGAGCTGGGGGTACTCGTTGGCCAGAGTGTTGAAGCAATGCGGACACGTGGCCACGATCTTCGTCACCCCCGCCTCGTTGAGGGTCTCGATGTTCTGCCGGGCCAGCATGTCGAACACGAACTCCATGCCGAGCCGCCGCGCCGGGTCGCCGGTGCAGGCCTCCATCGGGCCGAGCACCCCGAACCGGACCCCGGCCATGTGCAGCAGTTCGGCCACCGCCTTGGTGGTCTTCTTGGCCCGGTCCTCCAGCGCGCCGGCGCAGCCGACCCAGAACAGGTACTCCATGCCGTCGGGGACGGTGTCCTCGATCAAGGTGACCTCGATCGGATCCACCTGCCGGGAGGCCAGTTCCTCGATCCACTCGGCCCGCTTGACCTCCGGCACCCCCCACGGGTTCCCCTTGTTCTCCAGGTTCTTCAGCATCACCCCGGCCTCGGAGGGGAAGCTGGACTCGATCATGACCTGGTAGCGGCGCATGTCGATGATGTGATCGATGTGCTCGATGTCGACCGGGCACTGCTCCACACACGCACCACAGTTGGTGCACGACCACAGCACATCGGGGTGGATCACCCCTTGCTCCCCGACCAGCGGCTTACCGGCCAGCGCGAGCACGTCCTGCGGCAGGTCCTCCCGTTCGGCCTCGGACGCCAGCAGGTAGGGGGCGATGGCGAAGGCGTGGTCGCGCTGGTCCAGGATGAGCATCTTGGGTGACAACGGCTTGCCGGTGTTCCAGGCCGGGCACTGCGACTGGCACCGGCCGCACTCGGTACAGGTGTAGAAGTCCAAGAACCCCTTGAACGTGGTGTCCTGCAGCGTCCCCCGGCCGAACACATCGGTGTCGGGGTCGGCCTCCTCGAAGTCCAGCACCTCGCCGTTGCTGCGCATCTGAGGGACCGCGCCGAGACCGTCGGGACGGCGGGAGAACAGCACGTTCAGCGGCGCGGTGAAGATGTGCAGGTGCTTGGAGTTCACCACGATCACCAAGAACACCAGCATCACCCCCAGGTGCAGCAGCAGCCCTACCGGCTCCAGCACCTCGTTGGCACCCTCCCCCAAAGGCCGCAGCAGCGCCGCCGCACCCTGGGAGGCGAACGCGCCGCTGTCGTAGGGGAAGTTCCCGGTGTTGATCGCCGCACCCCGGAACAGGAACAACGTCCAGATCACATTGAAGATCATGAACAGGATCAGCCACGCACCACCCAGATGCGACCCGCTGAACCGCGACGCACGGCCCAGCTTCCTCGGCGCGTTCTGGACCCGGATCACGGCGAACGCCGCCAGACCGGCCACACACGCCACCGCGATGAGGTCTTGCGCGAACCCCAGCACCGGCCAGGTGCCGACCAGCGGGATGTGGAAGTCCGGCGTCCCGGTCACCGCACCCTGGATCAGCGCGCCATACGCCTCCAGGTACACCGTCGCCAGGATCACAAAAGCCCAGAACACCACGAAATGCGCCACACCCGACGGCGTCCACTTCAGCAGCTTGCGCTGACCGAACACCTCCACCAGCTGCGCCTTCAGCTCCGCACCGGCGTTCCGCCTGGCGTACGCCACCCGCTCAGGCGCCGGCTGACCGCTCATGGCGAGGCGCCGCAGAAAGTTCACCCGGCGCGCGGCGAGCGCCAGCGCGGCGGCGGTCATGACCAGCCCGATGATCGCTACTAGGAGCACAGGCCCTCCCTGTCTACGGCGCTGTCCACGCGGCACTGTTCCCGGCGCCGGCCTTCCGGCGCGCGTACGGCCGGCACTCGCATACTACCCATGGGTAACTTATGGGTGTGCCAGTCCGTTCACTCCGCGTCGACCACCACCGGAACCGATACTAGAAGAGTGCTCTGGTCGCCGTCCCGGCAGGGCCGATCATGGCTCACCCAGGTAGCGCTGGATCGTGGGGGCCAGCAGCTCCACCAGCTCCTCGACGTCCACCGACGCGATCGGCTCCACACGCAGCACGTACCGCAACATGATCACGCCGAACATCTGCGCGAAGGCCGCCTCCATGCGGATCGGCGGGATGCCCAGCGTCTCGACCACCGTGTCGAGGATCGCCCGCGCCAGGAACTCCCGGGTCATCGCGACGACCTGCTCGTTGGTGGTGGCGCTACGGACCAGCGCCAGCACGGGCTCGCGAGCCGCGGGGTCGGCCGTCAGGGTGAGCAGGAAACGCACCAGGCGCTCGCCGACCTCCTCACGCGGGCCCTGCAGGATCAACGGCAGCACCTTGGACGGGTCGGCGGGCAGGCTGAGCGCCGCGACGAAGATGCCTTCCTTGGTGGAGAAATAGTGGTGGACCAGCGCCGGGTCCACCCCGGCCTCCCTGGCGATGCCGCGGATCGTCGCCTTGTCGAAACCCTTGTCGGCGAAGACCTTGCGGGCCGCGGCGATGATCTCGTTGCGCGTGTCGGTGAGCCCCGGACGGCGGCCGGGCCGGCGGCGCTCCGCTCCCTCAGCCATCGCCGTCCTCCGGTGTGCGGGCCATGGCGAGGTAGACGCGCATGGGAACCTCCAGCTCACCGTCCGGGGCCGCCTTGCGCAGCTCGTCGCGCTCGCGCACCACCACGGCGGTGGCCGCCTCGTCGCCGAGCGACGCCACGAACGCGTGGGAACGCAGGTCGAGCAGCATGTCGTCCACGCTGATCCGCCGCACCCAGTGGATCCAGGCCTCCTGGACCGACAGACCCGCCTCCCCCATGGCACGTGCCACCTGAGGCACCCGCCACTGCGGCAGCGCCGGACCCCAGTACGCCGGACAGCTCGCCGCGAGCCGCCGCTCGAACGCCACCAGCCAGTCGGCGCCGGTGCCCTGCGCGTCGTCCGGCGTGGCGCCGAGATCGACGGTGTTCCACCACGCCGCGAGCACGCCGCCGGGCCGCAGCACCCGCACGGCCTCCGCGATCGAGTCGGCGGGCCGCAGCCAGTGCCACGACTGCGCGTAACACACCAGGTCGGCGACGCCTTCACGCAACGGCAGCATGTTGCCGTCCCCGACGACCACACCGGGCCGGGCCGCATGGGACACCAGCCGGGCCAGCATGCGCTCCCCCGGGTCGATCGCCGTCACCCGCGCACCCCTGGCGAGCAGACCCCTGGTCGAGATGCCGGTGCCCGCGCCGACATCGACCACCACGGCGCCTTCCAGCGACATCTCGCACAGCGAAGCCACCGCGTCGTACACCCCGTCGGGGTAGCCCGGCCTGGCCGCGTCGTAGTACTCGGCGACGCGGTCGAACACCTCATGGCTCATGGCGACGAGTAGATCACGCCGTGGACGAGGCGGCGAAGTGCAGCCGTGCGAACGCCAGGCCCTCGGCCAGGTCGTCCACGCGCTCGGTGCGACCGGCGGCTTTACGGGTGTTGATCTCCAGGACGATCAGGCCGCCGTACCCGCTGGTGGCCAGCCGCTCCAGGATGCGTGCGCACGGCTGGCTGCCGCGGCCCGGCACCAGGTGCTCGTCCTTGTTGGTGGTCCCCACGCCGTCCGCCAGGTGGAGGTGGGCCAGCCTGTCGCCGAGTTTCTCCGCCATCTCCAGCGCGTCGGAGCCGGACACGGCGGTGTGGGACAGGTCGAGGGTGACCTGCGGGTAATCCTGGTCGATGGGGTCCCATCCCGGGGAGTACGGGACCACCTCGGTACCTCTCGCGCGCAGGGGGAACATGTTCTCGACAGCGAAGATCACGTCGGTCTCGTCACGCATGCGGGCGAGCCCGGTCTCGAAGTCGCGTGCGTACTCGCGCTGCCAGCGGAACGGGGGGTGGACCACCACCGTCCGCGCCCCGAGCCGCTCGGCGGCCTTACGGGCACGGACCAGTTTGGCCCAGGGGTCGCGGCCCCAGACCCGCTGCGTCACCAGCAGGCACGGGGCGTGCACGGCGAGGACCGGCACGTGGTAATGGTCGGACAGCCGCTCCAGCACGTCGATGTCCTGACTCACCGGATCGGCGCCGACCATGACCTCGACACCGTCGTAACCCAGACGCGCGGCCAGCTCGAAGGCGTCCGGAGTGCGCTCCGGATACACCGACGCGGTGGACAGGGCGATCTTGGCATTCGGCACTCGGATGACGTCGGTCACATTGCCAGCCTAAGCCGGTCCACGCACCCCCGGCGCGCCACGACCCGCAACCCACCAAGATCATACCTTCCCCCCCACGTCAACCCCCGAAAACCCCTCCCGGACAACACCGCCGGCCACCCCTCTCCGCACCGGCATGACCCCGTGTCCGGCGCCGCCGTACGGTGGCCCGCCGGGACGCGGAGGCGCACTAGCGTGGACGCATGGCGCGGATCGTGAAGGGGGCCATCCCCAGTCCCAACATCTGGAACACGCCGGAGGTCTACGAGCTGGAGAACCGTGCCGTCGATCCCGAAGGGGTCGCGGACGCGGCGATGCGGGCCGTCAGGTCGTGGGACGGCGGGGTGGTGCTCGACATCGGGTGCGGCACGGGGTTCCATCTTCCGGGGTACGCGGCCACGGCGCGCGAGGTGGTCGGGGTGGAGCCGCATCCGGGGCTGGCCAGGCAGGCGGCTGAAAGGTGCCGTACGACGCCGAATGTCGTGGTGCGTACCGCGACCGCACAGGATCTTCCGCTCCCCGACGCCTCGGTGGACGTCGCCGTGGCGCGCTGGGCCTACTTCTTCGGGCCGGGGTGTGAGCCGGGGCTGCGGGAGCTGGCCAGGGTCGTGCGCAAGGGTGGGGCCGCGTTCGTCGTGGACCTGGACGGGTCCAGAGGAGCTTTCGGACGGTGGTTCACCAGGACCGTGCCGAGCTACTCCACCGAGCGTGTGGAGGCGTTCTGGACGCGTCAGGGGTGGATGCGCAGGGAACTGGACCTGCGCATGGTGTTCACGGCGCGAAGCCACCTGGAGGCCGTCCTGCGCATCGAGTTCGCGCCGGAGGTCGCCGAGGAGGCCGTCGCGGCCACCCCGGGGCTGGAGATCGACTACCCCAATGTCCTGCGGTGGCGTCTTTTCTGAACCCGGACTGTCACCGGCGGGGGATAACGTGCCCCCATGACCAAGACGCAGAAGCCCGGCTACCGCTGCGCCGAGTGCGGCTGGCGCACGACCAAGTGGGTGGGTCGCTGCGGCGAGTGCCAGGCGTGGGGCACGGTCGACGAGGAAGGCGCGCGGGCCGGGGTGCACGTCGTCCAAGGTGGCGCGGTTTCCGCACCCGCGCTGCCGATCGGCCAGGTCAAGGCCGAGTTCGCCAGAGCGCGCACGACGGGGGTCGGTGAGCTCGACCGGGTGCTCGGCGGCGGGCTCGTGCCGGGTGCCGTCGTGCTGCTCGCGGGGGAGCCCGGCATCGGCAAGTCCACGTTGCTGCTGGAGGCCGCGGCGAGCCTCGCCAGGCACGAGACCGTGCTGTACGTCACGGGTGAGGAGTCCGCGGCCCAGGTGCGCATGCGCGCCGACCGCATCGGCGCCATCCGCGACCAGCTCTACCTCGCCGCGGAGACCGACCTCGCGGCGCTGGTCAGCCATGTCGAGAAGGTCCAGCCCCGGCTGCTGATCGTCGACTCGGTGCAGACCATCGGGTCGACGCAGACCACCGGCGTGCCGGGTGGCGTCACGCAGGTGCGCGAGGTCACCGGCAATCTCGTGCGCCTCGCCAAGGAGCGCGGCATGTCCACGGTGCTGGTCGGCCACGTCACCAAGGACGGCTCCATCGCCGGCCCGCGTGTGCTCGAACACCTGGTGGACGTCGTGCTCCACTTCGAGGGCGACCGGCATTCGCGGCTGCGCATGGTGCGCTGCGTCAAGAACCGCTTCGGCCCCACCGAGGAGGTCGGCTGCTTCGACCTGAACGAGCGCGGCATCCAGGGCCTGGCCGACCCGAGCGGCCTGTTCGTCTCCCGTCGCTCGGAGCCGGTGGCCGGCACCTGCGTCACCGTCACCGTCGAAGGCACCCGTCCGCTGCCGGCCGAGGTGCAGGCCCTGGTCGGCCCGACCGACGCGCAGCAACCCCGCCGGTCCACCTCGGGTCTCGACCCGTTCCGCGTCACCATGATCCTC
The window above is part of the Sphaerisporangium rubeum genome. Proteins encoded here:
- a CDS encoding metal-sensitive transcriptional regulator is translated as MHGYSADKQAYLTRLRRIEGQIRGLQRMVEEDAYCIDVLTQVSAATRALQAVALGLLEDHIGHCVTDAINAGGPEAEAKVKEASAAIARLVRS
- a CDS encoding glycosyltransferase, coding for MRICFLLASAYGMRGDTRAVVNLAGELATRHEVQIVSVRRVRETPFFPVDPQVAVRWLVDARPGVRHLLPRGQMRTEMALWRTLRGLRADVLVTTRASLGVQAARHVPRDVLRIAREWGRPSIPGAVRRFYPKLDAVVASTETTRGEFQRLLDDDGGPPVEVIPDSLPRGPWPRSRMDNRVVAAGGRWLPGKAFDTLIRAFAIVADKRPDWRLRLYGGGPEEKRLRALVGDLGLHNNVYFMGTTPDLQGEFAKASIVAVTSHAETPGMTVIEALACGVPVVGFEGTRGPGEFVTAGRDSVLVSRGEQELQAYASALLALIDDERRRMMLAAGAREAATAHEASAVGARWEELAGRLRVR
- a CDS encoding (Fe-S)-binding protein, which codes for MTAAALALAARRVNFLRRLAMSGQPAPERVAYARRNAGAELKAQLVEVFGQRKLLKWTPSGVAHFVVFWAFVILATVYLEAYGALIQGAVTGTPDFHIPLVGTWPVLGFAQDLIAVACVAGLAAFAVIRVQNAPRKLGRASRFSGSHLGGAWLILFMIFNVIWTLFLFRGAAINTGNFPYDSGAFASQGAAALLRPLGEGANEVLEPVGLLLHLGVMLVFLVIVVNSKHLHIFTAPLNVLFSRRPDGLGAVPQMRSNGEVLDFEEADPDTDVFGRGTLQDTTFKGFLDFYTCTECGRCQSQCPAWNTGKPLSPKMLILDQRDHAFAIAPYLLASEAEREDLPQDVLALAGKPLVGEQGVIHPDVLWSCTNCGACVEQCPVDIEHIDHIIDMRRYQVMIESSFPSEAGVMLKNLENKGNPWGVPEVKRAEWIEELASRQVDPIEVTLIEDTVPDGMEYLFWVGCAGALEDRAKKTTKAVAELLHMAGVRFGVLGPMEACTGDPARRLGMEFVFDMLARQNIETLNEAGVTKIVATCPHCFNTLANEYPQLGGTYEVVHHTQLLARLVEEGRLTPVTPIEEKITYHDPCFLGRHNKVYTQPRDIMATVPGVTTQEMHRCKDRGFCCGAGGARMWMEERIGKRINTERVDEALTTDPDRVSTACPFCLVMLGDAINEKKNTGEAKPTLEVVDVAQLLVTSVKGGTTSA
- a CDS encoding TetR family transcriptional regulator produces the protein MAEGAERRRPGRRPGLTDTRNEIIAAARKVFADKGFDKATIRGIAREAGVDPALVHHYFSTKEGIFVAALSLPADPSKVLPLILQGPREEVGERLVRFLLTLTADPAAREPVLALVRSATTNEQVVAMTREFLARAILDTVVETLGIPPIRMEAAFAQMFGVIMLRYVLRVEPIASVDVEELVELLAPTIQRYLGEP
- a CDS encoding class I SAM-dependent methyltransferase; this encodes MSHEVFDRVAEYYDAARPGYPDGVYDAVASLCEMSLEGAVVVDVGAGTGISTRGLLARGARVTAIDPGERMLARLVSHAARPGVVVGDGNMLPLREGVADLVCYAQSWHWLRPADSIAEAVRVLRPGGVLAAWWNTVDLGATPDDAQGTGADWLVAFERRLAASCPAYWGPALPQWRVPQVARAMGEAGLSVQEAWIHWVRRISVDDMLLDLRSHAFVASLGDEAATAVVVRERDELRKAAPDGELEVPMRVYLAMARTPEDGDG
- a CDS encoding TIM barrel protein; amino-acid sequence: MTDVIRVPNAKIALSTASVYPERTPDAFELAARLGYDGVEVMVGADPVSQDIDVLERLSDHYHVPVLAVHAPCLLVTQRVWGRDPWAKLVRARKAAERLGARTVVVHPPFRWQREYARDFETGLARMRDETDVIFAVENMFPLRARGTEVVPYSPGWDPIDQDYPQVTLDLSHTAVSGSDALEMAEKLGDRLAHLHLADGVGTTNKDEHLVPGRGSQPCARILERLATSGYGGLIVLEINTRKAAGRTERVDDLAEGLAFARLHFAASSTA
- a CDS encoding class I SAM-dependent methyltransferase gives rise to the protein MARIVKGAIPSPNIWNTPEVYELENRAVDPEGVADAAMRAVRSWDGGVVLDIGCGTGFHLPGYAATAREVVGVEPHPGLARQAAERCRTTPNVVVRTATAQDLPLPDASVDVAVARWAYFFGPGCEPGLRELARVVRKGGAAFVVDLDGSRGAFGRWFTRTVPSYSTERVEAFWTRQGWMRRELDLRMVFTARSHLEAVLRIEFAPEVAEEAVAATPGLEIDYPNVLRWRLF
- the radA gene encoding DNA repair protein RadA; amino-acid sequence: MTKTQKPGYRCAECGWRTTKWVGRCGECQAWGTVDEEGARAGVHVVQGGAVSAPALPIGQVKAEFARARTTGVGELDRVLGGGLVPGAVVLLAGEPGIGKSTLLLEAAASLARHETVLYVTGEESAAQVRMRADRIGAIRDQLYLAAETDLAALVSHVEKVQPRLLIVDSVQTIGSTQTTGVPGGVTQVREVTGNLVRLAKERGMSTVLVGHVTKDGSIAGPRVLEHLVDVVLHFEGDRHSRLRMVRCVKNRFGPTEEVGCFDLNERGIQGLADPSGLFVSRRSEPVAGTCVTVTVEGTRPLPAEVQALVGPTDAQQPRRSTSGLDPFRVTMILAVLERRLNARLSGCDVFTATVGGIRLNDPAVDLAVMLAVASAAGDRPLPPGLVVLGEVGLAGELRPVRDIRRRVAEAARLGFTRALVPAGSLDQDTPPPGEQDGDALRPVPVGRRPARTTALTSGFEVTEAENVWDALTHVT